A segment of the Desulfofundulus kuznetsovii DSM 6115 genome:
TTTCCTACGAGTAGCGAAACGGAGTAGCTTGTCTCCTTTATATCGAGCTTTGCCGAACAAAGTCGGAAACTTTTTCCCTCTGAACGCGGAACCATTTTCCTTCCTTTAACGCCTGTATAGGTAGGAGAGGATCGAGGGGGTGGTTCCGATGCGCTGATAGACTAATCGACCTGTTCGTAATGGAGGTGATGAGAGTGAGTGGTAGACTAAAGTCCTGCTCCTTTTGTGGGAAAACCGAGACGACAGTCAAGCTCGTAAGTGCTCCCGATGACTATGATTCAGAAATCTGTATTTGTAATGAGTGTGTGAAGGAATGTGTGGACATCATTGATGGAGAAACCACGTTGGGAACGCTCTTTCATAGTGTTACTTCGGCAACTCAAGAAAGCAAATCCTCAAGTTGCTCC
Coding sequences within it:
- a CDS encoding ClpX C4-type zinc finger protein, which translates into the protein MRVSGRLKSCSFCGKTETTVKLVSAPDDYDSEICICNECVKECVDIIDGETTLGTLFHSVTSATQESKSSSCSFCDKTEKQVDFLLTNHTLFICNECISLCKKILEEEEKNQV